A DNA window from Labrys wisconsinensis contains the following coding sequences:
- a CDS encoding cyclic nucleotide-binding domain-containing protein, translating to MTETSIDFGLLATISVETRKYRAGQPIFEKGDVGFELLVIKQGDVELRLGDRVLGTLAAGDIFGEMALVDNSIRSASAIAVSDVEIVPISEKQFVSFIRQAPSFALDVMRVLAKRLRDETRKS from the coding sequence ATGACGGAGACTTCCATCGATTTTGGGCTGCTGGCGACGATATCGGTCGAAACGCGCAAGTATCGCGCGGGCCAGCCAATCTTCGAGAAGGGCGATGTCGGCTTCGAGCTGCTCGTCATCAAGCAGGGTGACGTCGAGCTTCGGCTGGGCGACCGCGTGCTGGGAACCCTCGCAGCCGGCGATATCTTCGGCGAGATGGCCCTGGTCGACAATTCGATCCGCAGCGCCTCGGCCATCGCCGTCAGCGATGTCGAAATCGTGCCGATCTCTGAAAAGCAGTTCGTCAGCTTCATCCGGCAGGCGCCCTCGTTCGCGCTCGACGTGATGCGCGTCCTCGCCAAGCGGCTCCGGGACGAAACCAGGAAATCGTGA
- a CDS encoding VanW family protein yields MSTTLALPSRAVPSRADALLFRTKTTVLRGLRGLRETLDGTRAAHHGAGGVLAEAPVVATVRSPLWTGLAGEKDRALTAGKVQNLRVALRGIDGVEVPAGAVFSFWRQVGRATRRRGFVAGRELREGCLVSSVGGGLCQLSNALYEAALQAGFEIVERHAHSRVVPGSRAQAGRDATVFWNYVDLRFRSPRPFRIEARMTADALELVLRSGVPGVLDRLGEPAAPDGRGDAHDCTSCGQTSCRLNNPDTALTRHLPTAWLLDAATPEFAALFAERATRRDALVLPTRLFGGPRYGWARGRCGAEASADLAALRRSLALRRAPQGAALQARILEADDRLAASHARRLSHLHTHLVVSQNLLPHLWRLGALQGRSFEVLMERLPLDVLQAQLDEALARHPESLTLGDFRAPDAVVAAERAALDAAARLITAHRGIAALFPGRTQLLDWAAAAPLASRRGGRAILLPASALGRKGVHALRAAITGLDIEVLVQGGAVEHAGFWGNRPVRRLMPGEAPAELAAVVLPAIVEHQPRALLRALAAGIPVIATAACGLGERDGLTVVPADDPAALRAAIAAVL; encoded by the coding sequence ATGTCCACCACCCTCGCCCTGCCCAGCCGTGCCGTTCCCAGCCGTGCCGACGCGCTGCTGTTCCGCACCAAGACGACGGTGCTGCGTGGCCTGCGTGGCCTGCGCGAGACGCTGGACGGCACGCGGGCCGCCCATCATGGCGCCGGCGGCGTCCTCGCCGAGGCGCCTGTCGTCGCCACGGTGCGCTCGCCGCTCTGGACCGGGCTCGCCGGCGAGAAGGACCGCGCCCTCACCGCCGGCAAGGTGCAGAATCTCCGGGTGGCGCTGCGCGGCATCGACGGGGTGGAGGTGCCGGCCGGCGCGGTGTTCAGCTTCTGGCGCCAGGTCGGCCGCGCCACACGCCGCCGCGGCTTCGTCGCCGGCCGGGAGCTGCGCGAGGGCTGCCTGGTCTCCAGCGTCGGCGGCGGGCTCTGCCAGCTCTCCAACGCCCTTTACGAGGCGGCGCTGCAGGCCGGCTTCGAGATCGTCGAGCGCCACGCCCACAGCCGGGTGGTGCCGGGCTCGCGGGCGCAGGCCGGCCGCGACGCCACGGTGTTCTGGAACTATGTCGACCTGCGCTTCCGCAGCCCCCGCCCGTTCCGCATCGAGGCGCGGATGACGGCGGACGCGCTGGAGCTGGTGCTGCGGTCGGGCGTGCCCGGTGTCCTGGATCGCCTCGGCGAGCCGGCGGCGCCGGACGGGCGAGGCGACGCGCATGATTGCACCAGCTGCGGCCAGACGTCCTGCCGCCTCAACAATCCCGACACGGCCCTGACGCGGCACCTGCCCACGGCCTGGCTGCTCGACGCGGCCACGCCCGAATTCGCGGCGCTGTTCGCCGAGCGGGCGACACGGCGGGATGCGCTGGTCCTGCCGACCCGGCTGTTCGGCGGGCCGCGCTATGGCTGGGCCAGGGGGCGCTGCGGCGCCGAAGCCTCCGCCGACCTCGCCGCGCTGCGCCGGTCGCTGGCGCTGCGCCGTGCGCCGCAGGGCGCAGCGCTCCAGGCGCGGATCCTGGAGGCGGATGACCGCCTCGCCGCGAGCCATGCCCGCAGGCTGTCGCATCTGCACACCCACCTGGTGGTGTCGCAGAACCTGCTGCCGCATCTGTGGCGGCTCGGCGCGCTGCAGGGGCGCAGCTTCGAGGTGCTGATGGAGCGCCTGCCGCTCGACGTGCTGCAGGCGCAGCTCGACGAGGCGCTGGCGCGACACCCGGAGAGCCTGACCCTCGGCGATTTCCGTGCGCCCGACGCCGTCGTCGCGGCGGAGCGGGCGGCGCTCGACGCGGCCGCCCGGCTGATCACCGCGCATCGCGGCATCGCGGCGCTGTTCCCGGGCCGGACGCAGCTCCTCGACTGGGCCGCCGCCGCGCCGCTGGCCTCACGGCGGGGCGGCCGGGCGATCCTGCTTCCGGCCTCGGCTCTCGGCCGCAAGGGCGTCCATGCCCTGCGCGCGGCGATCACCGGCCTCGATATCGAGGTGCTGGTGCAGGGCGGCGCCGTCGAGCATGCCGGCTTCTGGGGCAACCGGCCGGTGCGGCGCCTCATGCCGGGCGAGGCGCCGGCGGAGCTGGCGGCGGTGGTGCTGCCCGCCATCGTCGAGCACCAGCCTCGCGCCCTGCTGCGGGCGCTGGCCGCCGGCATCCCGGTGATCGCGACCGCGGCCTGCGGCCTCGGCGAGCGGGACGGGCTGACCGTCGTGCCGGCGGACGACCCGGCGGCGCTGCGCGCGGCGATCGCGGCGGTGCTTTAG
- a CDS encoding multidrug effflux MFS transporter has product MSQVLTGSAARPTPEPSFREFVFLIALVMALVSLSIDNLLPAFEPIRESLRVPDANQMQLIITAYMGGFAAMQLVYGPLSDMIGRRPILILGLTIYTAGTLLAVFATSYEVLLAARVIQGLGGAAARVLAVAIVRDRFEGRDMARVMALTMMIFIIVPVVAPATGSLFLMLGGWRLIFVSMLALVLIVVVWFGLRMPETLHPEYRMPVSAAKIGDGIRRTVTTRASIGNATALGLAMACLMTYLGSSQQIFETEIYRLGHGFVVVFGLIAICMGAAAFVNSRLVQTLGMRRLAHAGICGFILVALVILAQGLIFGGRPPLLLFGVTLALAHFLLSLTMPNFNAMAMEPLGDVAGTASSFIGSYTTLAGAAGGYVFGQAFNGTILPLATAYVGLGLACLGVVLWTEKGRLFSPHHADPA; this is encoded by the coding sequence ATGTCCCAAGTCCTCACCGGCTCGGCCGCCCGGCCGACCCCGGAGCCGTCGTTTCGCGAGTTCGTCTTCCTGATTGCCCTGGTGATGGCGCTGGTCTCGCTGTCGATCGACAACCTCCTGCCGGCCTTCGAACCGATCCGCGAAAGCCTCCGGGTGCCCGACGCCAACCAGATGCAGCTGATCATCACCGCCTATATGGGCGGCTTTGCCGCGATGCAGCTGGTGTACGGGCCGCTCTCCGACATGATCGGACGGCGGCCGATCCTGATCCTCGGCCTCACCATCTACACCGCCGGGACGCTGCTCGCGGTGTTCGCGACGAGCTACGAGGTGCTGCTGGCCGCCCGCGTCATCCAGGGCCTGGGCGGCGCCGCGGCGCGCGTCCTCGCCGTCGCCATCGTCCGCGACCGGTTCGAGGGCCGCGACATGGCGCGCGTCATGGCGCTCACCATGATGATCTTCATCATCGTGCCCGTGGTCGCTCCCGCCACCGGCAGCCTGTTCCTGATGCTGGGCGGCTGGCGGCTGATCTTCGTGTCGATGCTGGCGCTGGTTCTGATCGTGGTGGTCTGGTTCGGCCTGCGCATGCCCGAGACGCTGCACCCGGAATATCGGATGCCGGTCTCGGCCGCCAAGATCGGCGACGGCATCCGCCGCACCGTGACGACGCGCGCCTCGATCGGCAATGCCACGGCGCTCGGCCTCGCCATGGCCTGCCTGATGACCTATCTCGGCTCGTCCCAGCAGATCTTCGAGACCGAGATCTACCGCCTCGGCCACGGCTTCGTCGTGGTCTTCGGCCTGATCGCCATCTGCATGGGCGCCGCCGCCTTCGTCAATTCGCGGCTGGTGCAGACTCTCGGCATGCGCCGCCTCGCCCATGCCGGGATCTGCGGCTTCATCCTGGTGGCGCTGGTGATCCTGGCACAGGGCCTGATCTTCGGCGGCCGGCCGCCGCTGCTCCTGTTCGGCGTCACCCTGGCGCTGGCGCATTTCCTGCTCAGCCTGACCATGCCGAACTTCAACGCCATGGCCATGGAGCCGCTCGGCGACGTCGCCGGCACCGCCTCCTCCTTCATCGGCTCCTACACCACGCTGGCGGGCGCGGCCGGCGGCTATGTCTTCGGCCAGGCCTTCAACGGCACCATCCTGCCGCTGGCGACCGCCTATGTCGGGCTGGGGCTGGCCTGCCTCGGCGTGGTGCTGTGGACGGAGAAGGGCCGGCTGTTCTCGCCGCACCACGCCGACCCGGCGTGA
- the recQ gene encoding DNA helicase RecQ: MTDPHHILEHVFGFSGYRPGQQAIVEAVLGGEDVLAVMPTGGGKSLCYQLPALAREGLTLVVSPLIALMRDQVAQLRRNGVEAGSLSSANDEEERSRVAEAVRAGRLKLLYASPERLALPATLDWLARSDVKLLAIDEAHCVSQWGHDFRPEYALLGDVRRQLGGVQTMALTATADVATREDIVRRLFQAPPRTFIHGFDRPNIRLAMQAKDNARRQILRFVERHRGQSGIVYCATRKDTEAFAQALSDSGFNALPYHAGLDAAARSRNQDAFLQEDGMVMAATVAFGMGIDKPDVRFVAHAALPKSIEAYYQEIGRAGRDGLPADTLTLYGLDDIRLRRLQIEEGEASEDQKRIERQRLNALIALAEAPRCRRQTLLSYFAEASEPCGRCDLCEGGVKVFDGTVEAQKILSAAVRTGERFGAEHLVAVLAGEETEAVLRAGHQGLKTFGVGKDRPKGEWRSLIRQVYALGLMQMDITSYGSFALTERGWAVLKGAERVELRADVLQPRESTRSRREAARQEAGLPADHALLAALKALRLEIAKAESVPAYVVFTDKSLIDMASLRPRDPYAMRLVHGVGDAKLARYGEAFLAVIAGHTG, from the coding sequence ATGACCGATCCGCATCACATCCTCGAGCACGTCTTCGGCTTCTCCGGCTACCGGCCCGGCCAGCAGGCGATCGTCGAGGCGGTGCTCGGCGGCGAGGACGTGCTGGCCGTCATGCCGACCGGCGGCGGCAAGTCGCTGTGCTACCAGCTGCCGGCCCTGGCGCGCGAGGGCCTGACCCTGGTGGTCTCGCCGCTGATCGCGCTGATGCGCGACCAGGTGGCGCAGCTCAGGCGCAACGGCGTCGAGGCCGGCAGCCTGTCCTCGGCCAATGACGAGGAGGAGCGCTCGCGCGTCGCCGAGGCGGTGCGCGCCGGCCGCCTCAAGCTGCTCTACGCCTCGCCCGAGCGCCTCGCCCTGCCCGCCACGCTGGACTGGCTGGCGCGCTCGGACGTCAAGCTGCTGGCGATCGACGAGGCGCATTGCGTCTCGCAATGGGGGCACGACTTCCGGCCGGAATATGCCCTCCTCGGCGACGTACGCCGCCAGCTCGGCGGCGTCCAGACCATGGCGCTGACCGCGACGGCCGACGTCGCCACCCGCGAGGACATCGTCCGGCGCCTGTTCCAGGCCCCGCCGCGCACCTTCATCCACGGCTTCGACCGGCCGAACATCCGCCTCGCCATGCAGGCCAAGGACAATGCCAGGCGGCAGATCCTGCGCTTCGTCGAGCGCCATCGCGGCCAGAGCGGCATCGTCTACTGCGCCACGCGCAAGGATACGGAAGCCTTCGCCCAGGCGCTGAGCGACAGCGGCTTCAACGCCCTGCCCTATCATGCCGGGCTCGACGCGGCGGCCCGCTCGCGCAACCAGGACGCCTTCCTGCAGGAGGACGGGATGGTGATGGCGGCCACCGTCGCCTTCGGCATGGGCATCGACAAGCCGGACGTGCGCTTCGTCGCCCATGCGGCGCTGCCGAAATCGATCGAGGCCTATTACCAGGAGATCGGCCGCGCCGGCCGCGACGGGCTGCCGGCCGACACGCTGACGCTCTACGGCCTCGACGACATCCGCCTGCGCCGCCTGCAGATCGAGGAAGGCGAGGCGAGCGAGGACCAGAAGCGCATCGAGCGCCAGCGCCTCAACGCCCTCATCGCCCTGGCGGAGGCGCCGCGCTGCCGGCGCCAGACCCTGCTCTCCTATTTCGCCGAGGCGAGCGAGCCCTGCGGGCGCTGCGACCTGTGCGAGGGCGGCGTCAAGGTGTTCGACGGCACGGTCGAGGCGCAGAAGATCCTCTCGGCCGCGGTGCGCACCGGCGAGCGCTTCGGCGCCGAGCACCTGGTGGCGGTGCTGGCCGGCGAGGAGACCGAGGCGGTGCTGCGCGCCGGCCACCAGGGGCTGAAGACCTTCGGCGTCGGCAAGGACCGGCCGAAGGGCGAATGGCGCTCGCTGATCCGCCAGGTCTATGCGCTCGGCCTGATGCAGATGGACATCACGTCCTATGGCAGCTTCGCCCTCACCGAACGGGGCTGGGCCGTGCTGAAGGGCGCGGAGCGGGTGGAGCTGCGCGCCGACGTGCTGCAGCCGCGCGAGAGCACCCGCTCGCGGCGCGAGGCGGCGCGCCAGGAGGCCGGCCTGCCGGCGGACCACGCCCTGCTCGCCGCGCTCAAGGCCCTGCGCCTGGAGATCGCCAAGGCCGAAAGCGTGCCGGCCTATGTCGTCTTCACCGACAAGAGCCTGATCGACATGGCGAGCCTGCGCCCGCGCGATCCCTATGCCATGCGGCTGGTGCACGGCGTCGGCGACGCCAAGCTGGCGCGCTACGGCGAGGCGTTCCTTGCCGTCATTGCCGGGCATACGGGATAG
- a CDS encoding Chromate resistance protein ChrB, whose product MATETWLLLTYKVPADPPRRRVALWRKLKGLGAVYLQNGVCLLPQTDEHRRALKITENEIAGMGGESVLLESAPLDKAQTDKVIARFKADRDEEYRELLGRCGDFEAEIARERAANHFTYAELEENDIDLKKLKSWFEKIRKLDFYGAALAEEAAARLAGCEALLETYAQDVFAAQDENRPGLS is encoded by the coding sequence ATGGCTACCGAGACTTGGCTTCTTCTCACCTACAAGGTTCCAGCCGATCCCCCGCGGCGGCGTGTCGCCCTGTGGCGAAAGCTCAAAGGGCTAGGCGCGGTCTATCTGCAGAATGGCGTGTGTCTGCTGCCGCAAACGGATGAGCATCGGCGGGCGCTCAAGATCACCGAGAACGAGATCGCCGGCATGGGCGGCGAATCGGTGCTCCTGGAGAGCGCCCCCCTGGACAAGGCCCAGACCGATAAGGTGATCGCTCGCTTCAAGGCCGATCGGGATGAGGAATATCGGGAACTGCTGGGCCGCTGTGGAGACTTCGAGGCAGAGATCGCACGCGAGCGGGCAGCCAACCACTTCACCTACGCGGAGCTTGAGGAGAACGACATCGACCTCAAGAAGCTGAAGAGCTGGTTCGAGAAGATCCGCAAGCTCGATTTCTACGGCGCGGCCTTGGCGGAGGAAGCGGCCGCTCGGCTCGCCGGGTGCGAGGCGCTGCTTGAAACCTATGCTCAGGATGTCTTTGCGGCCCAGGACGAGAACCGCCCGGGCTTGTCTTGA
- a CDS encoding cation transporter, which produces MTDTDTRSCVLRRAVTIVALANLAYFGVEFAVALSIGSVSLFADSVDFLEDTAVNFLILVALGWSARSRARVGMALAAILLVPAIATIWTAWQKFMVPVAPEPLALSLTGLGALVVNLSCAFLLARFRHHSGSLTKAAFLSARNDAVANVAIIGAGLVTAFAWRSAWPDLIVGLGIAVMNADAAHEVWTAARKEHRAAA; this is translated from the coding sequence CTGACCGATACTGACACGCGCAGCTGCGTTCTCCGGCGAGCGGTCACGATCGTCGCCCTCGCGAACCTCGCCTATTTTGGGGTGGAGTTCGCCGTGGCTCTTTCCATCGGATCGGTCTCGTTGTTCGCCGATTCGGTCGATTTCCTGGAGGACACCGCGGTCAATTTCCTGATCCTGGTGGCGCTGGGTTGGTCGGCGCGCTCCCGCGCCCGAGTTGGCATGGCCTTGGCCGCGATCCTGCTCGTGCCGGCGATTGCGACAATCTGGACCGCCTGGCAGAAGTTCATGGTGCCGGTGGCTCCGGAGCCGCTTGCGCTGTCCTTGACCGGCCTGGGCGCGCTTGTCGTCAACCTGAGCTGTGCATTCTTGCTCGCCCGTTTCCGTCATCACAGCGGAAGTCTGACCAAGGCCGCTTTCCTGTCCGCCCGCAACGATGCGGTTGCGAACGTGGCGATCATCGGTGCGGGACTGGTCACGGCCTTCGCATGGAGGTCAGCGTGGCCCGACCTGATCGTCGGGCTCGGCATCGCGGTCATGAACGCCGATGCGGCGCACGAGGTGTGGACAGCCGCCAGAAAGGAGCACCGGGCCGCAGCCTGA
- a CDS encoding tyrosine recombinase XerC, whose translation MLALIAAPDLAAARARWLAYLATERRMSPKTVEAYERDATSLLRFLTGHLGEPPDIAAVAEIAPREVRAFIAARRVDGLKPRSLMRALAAARAFARFLEREGHGASGALTAVRGPKLPQSLPKPLSPEAARAVSDADSRAGEACAPWILARDAAVLALCYGAGLRISEALGIRRKDAPVDGRNDVTVLGKGAKMRSVPVIAPVSRAVADYIRLVPYALDPDGPLFVGARGGPLSPRIVQLAMERLRGALGLPDSATPHALRHSFATHLLGRGGDLRSIQELLGHASLSTTQIYTKVDAAELMRVYRATHPRARA comes from the coding sequence ATGCTCGCCCTGATCGCCGCCCCAGACCTCGCCGCCGCCCGGGCCCGCTGGCTCGCCTATCTCGCCACCGAGCGGCGCATGAGCCCGAAGACCGTCGAGGCCTATGAGCGCGACGCGACGTCGCTGCTGCGCTTCCTCACCGGGCATCTCGGCGAGCCGCCCGACATCGCCGCGGTTGCGGAAATAGCCCCACGCGAGGTGCGCGCCTTCATCGCCGCCCGCCGGGTGGACGGGCTGAAGCCGCGCTCGCTGATGCGGGCGCTGGCGGCGGCGCGCGCCTTCGCCCGCTTCCTCGAGCGCGAGGGGCACGGCGCCAGCGGCGCGCTCACCGCCGTGCGCGGCCCCAAGCTGCCGCAGAGCCTGCCCAAGCCGCTGTCGCCCGAGGCGGCCCGGGCCGTGTCGGACGCCGACAGCCGCGCCGGCGAGGCGTGCGCCCCCTGGATCCTCGCCCGCGACGCCGCCGTGCTGGCGCTGTGCTACGGCGCCGGCCTGCGCATCTCCGAGGCGCTCGGCATCCGCCGCAAGGACGCGCCGGTCGACGGCCGCAACGACGTCACCGTCCTCGGCAAAGGGGCCAAGATGCGCAGCGTGCCGGTGATCGCGCCGGTGTCGCGCGCCGTCGCCGACTATATCAGGCTGGTCCCCTACGCCCTCGACCCCGACGGGCCGCTCTTCGTCGGCGCCCGCGGCGGCCCGCTGTCGCCGCGCATCGTCCAGCTCGCCATGGAGCGGCTGCGCGGCGCGCTCGGCCTGCCGGACTCGGCGACGCCGCACGCCCTGCGCCATTCCTTCGCCACCCATCTCCTCGGGCGCGGCGGCGACCTGCGCTCGATCCAGGAGCTGCTCGGCCATGCCAGCCTCTCCACCACGCAGATCTACACCAAGGTGGACGCGGCCGAGCTGATGCGCGTCTATCGGGCGACCCATCCGCGGGCGCGGGCCTGA
- a CDS encoding VOC family protein — MRQAIGAVTLVVRDYDEARAWYTGVLGFDLIEDTPLGGGKRWLTVAPPGSGEARLLLARADSPAQAARVGDQTGGRVFLFLHTDDFARDHRRFLARGVRFLEEPREEAYGTVAVFEDLYGNKWDLLQLRG, encoded by the coding sequence ATGCGGCAGGCCATCGGCGCCGTCACCCTCGTGGTGCGCGACTATGACGAGGCCAGGGCCTGGTACACCGGCGTGCTCGGCTTCGACCTCATCGAGGACACGCCGCTCGGCGGCGGCAAGCGCTGGCTGACGGTGGCGCCGCCCGGGTCCGGCGAGGCCCGGCTGCTGCTCGCCAGGGCCGATTCGCCGGCGCAGGCCGCGCGCGTCGGCGACCAGACCGGCGGGCGCGTGTTCCTCTTCCTCCACACCGACGATTTTGCCCGCGACCACCGGCGCTTCCTCGCGCGGGGCGTGCGCTTCCTGGAGGAGCCGCGCGAGGAGGCCTACGGCACCGTGGCGGTGTTCGAGGATCTCTACGGCAACAAGTGGGACCTGCTGCAGCTCAGGGGATAG
- a CDS encoding NAD(P)H-dependent glycerol-3-phosphate dehydrogenase: protein MRRFDVVAVVGAGAFGTALACAAARAGRRALLWARDADQAAAMAASRRSPRLPEAVLPPAVTPSAAPDDLRRAEAVILAVPTQNLAAAAAALASVLAPDVPVIAAAKGIERSTGRFVTEIVAAALPRAVPAILSGPGFAADIAAGSPTALTLACAEAATGEALALALGSPTFRLYHATDMRGVEIGGAAKNVLAIAAGIAAGKGFGESAVAALIARAFAELTRFGVAYGARAETLAGLSGLGDLVLTGTSSRSRNRRLGEALGRGLAVEAAVAAVGLAEGVWTAGILAEMAAAKGVDMPVAQAVADLIAGRLTVDAAIEVLLSRPLKAEA, encoded by the coding sequence ATGAGGCGCTTCGATGTCGTGGCGGTGGTCGGCGCCGGCGCCTTCGGCACCGCGCTCGCCTGCGCCGCGGCGCGGGCCGGGCGGCGCGCGCTGCTGTGGGCCCGCGATGCGGATCAGGCGGCGGCGATGGCGGCGAGCCGGCGCAGCCCGCGCCTGCCCGAGGCGGTTCTGCCGCCGGCGGTGACGCCGAGCGCCGCGCCCGACGACCTGCGGCGGGCCGAGGCCGTCATCCTCGCGGTGCCGACCCAGAACCTCGCCGCGGCCGCCGCGGCCCTGGCGTCGGTGCTGGCGCCCGACGTGCCGGTCATCGCGGCGGCCAAGGGCATCGAGCGCAGCACCGGGCGCTTCGTCACCGAGATCGTCGCTGCGGCGCTGCCGCGGGCGGTGCCGGCCATCCTCTCCGGCCCGGGCTTCGCCGCCGACATCGCCGCCGGCTCGCCGACGGCGCTGACGCTGGCCTGCGCCGAGGCCGCCACGGGCGAAGCCCTGGCGCTGGCCCTGGGGTCGCCGACCTTCCGGCTCTACCACGCCACCGACATGCGCGGCGTCGAGATCGGCGGGGCGGCCAAGAACGTGCTGGCGATCGCCGCCGGGATCGCCGCCGGCAAGGGCTTCGGCGAGAGCGCCGTCGCGGCGCTGATCGCCCGCGCCTTCGCCGAGCTGACGCGCTTCGGCGTCGCCTACGGCGCCCGGGCCGAGACGCTGGCGGGCCTGTCCGGCCTCGGCGACCTCGTCCTGACCGGCACCTCGTCGCGCTCGCGCAACCGGCGGCTCGGCGAGGCGCTGGGACGGGGCCTCGCCGTCGAGGCGGCCGTCGCCGCGGTCGGGCTGGCCGAGGGCGTGTGGACCGCCGGCATCCTCGCGGAGATGGCGGCGGCGAAAGGCGTCGACATGCCGGTGGCGCAGGCCGTGGCCGACCTCATCGCCGGGCGGCTCACCGTCGACGCCGCGATCGAGGTGCTGCTGTCCCGGCCGCTCAAGGCCGAGGCTTGA
- the tsaD gene encoding tRNA (adenosine(37)-N6)-threonylcarbamoyltransferase complex transferase subunit TsaD, with protein MLVLGIETTCDETAAAVVRLDADGEGSVLSNVVLSQVAEHAAYGGVVPEIAARAHVEALDHIIERALAEAKTPIRALDAVAAAAGPGLIGGVIVGLTTAKALALVLGKPLIAVNHLEAHALTPRLTDRVPFPYLLLLASGGHTQLVAVRGLGDYVRLGTTIDDAIGEAFDKTAKLLSLPYPGGPAVEQAALAGDPLRFSFPRPMQGRPEPNFSLSGLKTAVRIEASRIAPVTDQDVADLCASFQAAVVDMIVDRTRAGLRRFRDVAGQPSCLVVAGGVAANHAIRRGLQRLGAEAGLRIVTPPQALCTDNGAMIAWAGAERLLAGLTDGLDTSPRARWALDPTAAAAGKKA; from the coding sequence ATGCTCGTTCTCGGCATCGAAACCACCTGCGATGAGACCGCCGCCGCGGTGGTGCGCCTCGACGCGGACGGCGAGGGCTCGGTGCTGTCCAACGTGGTGCTGTCGCAGGTGGCCGAGCATGCCGCCTATGGCGGCGTCGTGCCGGAGATCGCGGCGCGCGCCCATGTCGAGGCGCTCGACCACATCATCGAGCGGGCCCTCGCCGAGGCGAAGACGCCGATCCGCGCCCTCGATGCGGTCGCCGCTGCGGCCGGCCCCGGCCTGATCGGCGGCGTCATCGTCGGCCTCACCACCGCCAAGGCGCTGGCCCTGGTGCTGGGCAAGCCGCTGATCGCCGTCAACCACCTGGAGGCGCATGCGCTGACGCCGCGCCTCACCGACCGGGTGCCCTTCCCCTATCTCCTGCTGCTCGCCTCGGGCGGCCACACCCAGCTCGTCGCCGTGCGCGGCCTCGGCGACTATGTCCGGCTCGGCACCACCATCGACGACGCCATCGGCGAGGCCTTCGACAAGACGGCCAAGCTGCTCAGCCTGCCCTATCCCGGCGGCCCGGCGGTGGAGCAGGCGGCGCTCGCCGGCGATCCCTTGCGCTTTTCCTTTCCGCGGCCGATGCAGGGGCGCCCCGAGCCGAACTTCTCGCTGTCGGGCCTGAAGACGGCGGTCCGGATCGAGGCCTCGCGCATCGCGCCGGTGACCGACCAGGACGTGGCCGACCTCTGCGCCTCGTTCCAGGCGGCGGTGGTCGACATGATCGTCGACCGCACCCGCGCCGGGCTGCGCCGCTTCCGCGACGTGGCCGGCCAGCCGAGCTGCCTGGTGGTCGCCGGCGGCGTCGCTGCCAACCATGCCATCCGGCGCGGTCTGCAGCGCCTCGGCGCCGAAGCGGGCCTGAGGATCGTCACGCCGCCCCAGGCGCTGTGCACCGACAACGGCGCCATGATCGCCTGGGCCGGCGCCGAGCGCCTGCTCGCCGGGCTGACCGATGGGCTCGACACCAGCCCGCGCGCCCGCTGGGCGCTCGATCCCACGGCCGCGGCAGCGGGGAAGAAGGCATGA
- the hemC gene encoding hydroxymethylbilane synthase, with translation MVSETLLRIGTRGSPLALAQAHETARRLGAAHGVDPGRFAIVVFKTSGDRIQDRPLSEAGGKGLFTKELEQALLEGAIDIAAHSAKDMATTLPPGLAIAAFLEREDPRDALIAPGVATLADLPHGAVVGSASLRRQAQLKRLRPDLRPVLFRGNVETRLRKIAEGAADATLLALAGLKRLGLEGHASEILPVETFLPAVGQGAIALETREADAEARRLVAAIGHRDTEIAVRAERAFLAVLDGSCRTPIAGHARVEGGRVAFRGQILTPDGSEAHETEREGPAAEADALGRAAGEELRARGGPAFFGGPV, from the coding sequence ATGGTATCTGAGACCCTGTTGCGCATCGGCACCCGAGGCAGCCCCCTCGCCCTGGCGCAGGCCCACGAGACGGCCCGCCGGCTCGGCGCGGCGCATGGCGTCGATCCCGGCCGCTTCGCCATCGTCGTGTTCAAGACCTCCGGCGACCGCATCCAGGACCGGCCGCTGTCGGAGGCGGGCGGCAAGGGCCTGTTCACCAAGGAGCTGGAGCAGGCGCTGCTCGAAGGCGCCATCGACATCGCCGCCCATTCCGCCAAGGACATGGCGACCACCCTGCCGCCGGGCCTGGCCATAGCGGCCTTTCTCGAGCGCGAGGACCCGCGCGACGCCCTGATCGCGCCCGGCGTCGCGACGCTGGCGGACCTGCCGCACGGCGCCGTGGTCGGCAGCGCCTCGCTGCGCCGCCAGGCCCAGCTCAAGCGCCTGCGCCCGGACCTGCGGCCGGTGCTGTTCCGCGGCAATGTCGAGACACGGCTGCGCAAGATCGCCGAGGGCGCGGCCGACGCGACCCTGCTGGCGCTCGCCGGGCTGAAGCGCCTCGGCCTGGAGGGTCATGCCAGCGAGATCCTGCCGGTCGAGACCTTCCTGCCGGCCGTGGGGCAGGGGGCGATCGCCCTCGAGACGCGGGAAGCCGATGCCGAGGCCCGGCGCCTGGTGGCCGCGATCGGCCATCGCGACACGGAGATCGCCGTGCGGGCCGAGCGCGCCTTCCTCGCCGTGCTCGACGGCTCCTGCCGCACGCCGATCGCCGGCCATGCCCGGGTCGAGGGCGGCCGTGTCGCCTTCCGCGGCCAGATCCTGACGCCCGACGGAAGCGAGGCCCACGAGACGGAGCGCGAGGGACCGGCCGCCGAGGCGGATGCCCTCGGCCGCGCCGCCGGCGAAGAGCTGCGGGCGCGGGGCGGGCCGGCATTCTTCGGGGGGCCCGTGTGA